In one Sphingobacterium daejeonense genomic region, the following are encoded:
- the rpsG gene encoding 30S ribosomal protein S7 — translation MRKAKPKKRIILPDPKFNDVQVTRFVNNMMVDGKKSIAYSIFYDAVELVEQKTQENGLETWKKALNNVMPAVEVKSRRVGGANFQVPMEVRPERKIALGMKWLISYARRRGEKNYV, via the coding sequence ATGAGAAAAGCAAAACCAAAAAAGAGAATCATTTTACCTGATCCAAAGTTTAACGATGTTCAGGTAACTCGTTTCGTAAACAATATGATGGTAGACGGTAAGAAATCTATCGCCTATTCAATTTTTTACGATGCAGTTGAATTAGTAGAGCAAAAGACTCAAGAGAATGGTCTTGAGACTTGGAAAAAAGCTCTTAACAATGTAATGCCAGCAGTAGAGGTTAAATCTCGTCGTGTTGGTGGTGCAAACTTCCAAGTACCAATGGAAGTTCGTCCTGAGCGCAAAATCGCTTTAGGTATGAAATGGTTAATTTCTTACGCTCGCAGACGTGGTGAAAAAAACTATGTTTGA
- the rpsL gene encoding 30S ribosomal protein S12, with product MPTIQQLVRKGRVALVDKSKSPALDSCPQRRGVCTRVYTTTPKKPNSAMRKVARVRLTNGKEVNAYIPGEGHNLQEHSIVLIRGGRVKDLPGVRYHIIRGALDTSGVAGRNQRRSKYGTKRPKPGQAAAAPAKGKKK from the coding sequence ATGCCTACTATTCAACAACTAGTTAGAAAAGGTAGAGTAGCTCTGGTAGACAAGAGTAAGTCACCAGCGTTGGATTCATGTCCACAGCGAAGAGGTGTGTGTACGCGTGTATACACTACTACCCCTAAAAAACCAAACTCAGCAATGCGTAAAGTAGCTCGTGTTCGTTTAACAAACGGTAAAGAGGTTAATGCTTACATCCCAGGAGAAGGCCATAACTTACAAGAGCACTCAATCGTATTAATTCGTGGCGGTCGTGTTAAAGACTTACCAGGAGTTCGTTACCACATCATTCGTGGTGCATTAGATACTTCAGGTGTTGCAGGTCGTAACCAACGTCGTTCTAAATACGGAACAAAACGTCCTAAACCAGGACAAGCAGCAGCTGCACCAGCAAAAGGTAAGAAAAAATAA